The Malus domestica chromosome 10, GDT2T_hap1 genome contains a region encoding:
- the LOC103429730 gene encoding uncharacterized protein isoform X49 → MSKPSLRLQFTKLLVFYHVLLWQLGHWPQSKLHCRADVARLPEDEVSALRDFMSNTELRPEQIIEVTYCSDVVRTYGFVIECNCTNESGCRITGIRMSYLGLTGTIHEKVGDLTSLTYLILSNNTLHGGIPDTIGNLKNLQVLDLSRNQLNGSIPASLGRLVSLEYLYLQYNLLSQGIPPSFGSLTKLTELNLQFNMISDSIPEDFGNLSSLTIMELSENQLSGPLPQSLGNLTTLTTFYVSANNLSGKFPETYGNLTSLKKFSIAGNYISGPLPVETIAKWTNITHLVLVGNNFEGNLTEKIFRLPKLQYLLITDLANNSFPLPPKINNSANFISLTLRNCSINGTIPKYIGENMTSLRYLDLSFNKLTGGLPQNMSSKMIYMSFSRNMLNGTIAPSILGDSQTRIDLSFNYFSAEGSPVQSNQQLNLFACCRNSSTTEPQMMDPFEMKNRYCPENEPEYHSLFINCGGEETIVDGHQYDQDNDTSLFYTSPKKSWAYSLSGDFGVPESNTSNYIKSMTRGVHEAPLYEKARFSPISLEYYVFCLRKGNYIVTLYFKEIVDSKDEDYSSLRKRVFDVYIQDVRRLDYFKIREEEGTTEGPITKKISAVVVNDSGLLNIHLYWPGKGSYQYHPSFNGPLISAISVTPEFDPDKSKGQFVALITLASIVAALPLSLAFAWRMGWLPSEGFPKIETSQEKIVDEYQDSEELPSQEENGDEQRNTKDQGTRKNTEKYQGQEEIGDEHQDNEELPSQEEIGDEHQDNEELPSQEEIGDEHQDNEELPSQEEIGDEHQDNEELPSQEEIGDEPRNTKGQEEVGDEQRNTKDQGRRKNTKTKRKKKEKLGDEHPNIVKKLGMFGLSYGFPLGMSSEELPSKEEIGDEHQDSEELPSQEEIGDEQRNTKGQEEIGDEQRNTKDQGRRKNTETKRKKKEKIGDERPNTIKKLGMFGLSYGLPLDMSSEELPSKEEIGDEHQDSEELPSQEEIGDEQRNTKDQGRRKNTETKRKKKEKIGDERPNTVKKLGMFGLSYGLPLDMSSEELPSQEEIGDEQRKTKDQGRWKNTETKRKKKEKIGDEHPDTVKKLGMLGLSYGFPLGMSSEELPSEEEIGDEQQDSEELPSQEEIGDEQRNRKGQEEIGEEQRNTKDQGRQKNTETKRKKKEKIGDEHPDTVKKLGMFGLSYGFPLGMSNEELPSQEEIGDEHQDSEELPSQQEIGDEQRNKKGQEEIGDEQRNTKDQGRWKNTETKTKKKEKIGDEHPDTVKKLGMLGLSYGFPLGMSSEELPSEEEIGDEHQDSEELPSQEEIGDEQRNRKGQEEIGDEQRNTKDQGRRKNTETKRKKKEKIGDEHPDTVKKLGMFGLSYGFPLGMSSEELPSQEEIGDEHQDSEKLPSQEEIGDEQRNMKGQEEIGDEQRNTKDQGRRKNTETKMKKKEKIGDEHPDIVKKLGMLGSSYGFPLGMSSEELPSQEEISDEHQDNEELPSQEKIGDEQRNTKGQEEIGDEQRNTKDQGRRKNTKTKMKKKEKIGDEHPDTVKKLGMLGLSYGFPLGMSSEELLSQEEIGDEHQDSEELRSQEEISDEQRNTKGQEEIGDEQINTKDQGRRTNTKTRRKKNEKIGDEHLDAVKELINATENFSDKKKLGHSETFFMAQLPSHTVAVKKLDSAHFKGKIDKLKEEIGIIESLQHNNILKLLHAYIGKDLQFLVYEYMENKSLEDILFGSSTSGTIKLDWNTRVNICLGIAQGLQYLHERVQIVHTNIKSANILLNEKLEAKISDFGFANLYSEEDKVMAIGRETKKGYTAPEYLQTDDLDSKLDVFSFGVVVLEIVSGERNVRNQSKKETEVLLDRAYKANRNGNLKSLVDKNLSTFDEREALIILKLALECTTMGASVRPEMSGVVSVLLGEKSIDEVCSPAKPTGDINVVGSLEELAGISDMAAKPTGDINVVGSLEESAGISDMAESLSPLWGS, encoded by the exons ATGAGTAAGCCTTCTCTAAGACTGCAGTTTACTAAGCTTCTTGTTTTTTACCATGTTCTACTTTGGCAACTTGGACACTGGCCTCAATCCAAACTCCACTGCAGAGCCGACGTGGCTCGACTGCCGGAAGATGAAG TGTCTGCTCTCCGTGACTTTATGAGCAACACAGAGTTAAGGCCAGAGCAAATCATTGAGGTGACGTATTGCAGTGATGTAGTCCGGACTTACGGTTTTGTCATCGAATGTAATTGCACTAATGAGAGTGGATGCCGGATCACTGGAAT TAGAATGAGCTACTTAGGTTTAACTGGAACTATTCATGAAAAAGTGGGTGATCTTACAAGCCTAACCTACCT CATTCTATCCAACAACACACTTCATGGCGGAATACCAGACACCATTGGGAATTTGAAGAATCTCCAAGTCCT GGATCTATCGCGAAATCAACTCAATGGTTCAATACCAGCAAGCTTAGGGCGCTTGGTTTCTCTTGAATATCT ATATCTGCAATACAACTTGCTTAGCCAAGGTATACCACCAAGTTTTGGTTCACTGACGAAACTTACTGAATT GAATCTGCAGTTTAATATGATATCAGACTCAATTCCTGAGGATTTTGGAAATCTTTCGAGTCTTACAATTAT GGAACTGTCTGAGAATCAGCTGTCTGGTCCTCTTCCACAAAGCCTCGGAAACTTGACAACTCTCACAACCTT CTATGTGTCAGCCAATAATTTGAGTGGGAAATTTCCAGAAACTTATGGAAACCTCACAAGCCTGAAAAAGTT TTCGATAGCCGGGAATTACATTTCTGGTCCCTTACCAGTTGAAACCATAGCCAAGTGGACTAATATCACTCACCT GGTGCTCGTGGGAAACAATTTCGAAGGAAACTTGACTGAAAAAATATTCCGCTTGCCAAAGCTTCAGTATCT GTTGATAACTGACCTggcaaataatagtttcccaTTACCACCAAAAATCAACAACAGTGCCAATTTCATTTCTCT AACACTGAGGAACTGCTCAATCAACGGCACAATCCCCAAATACATTGGTGAAAATATGACATCCCTAAGATACCT AGACTTGAGCTTCAATAAGTTAACTGGTGGCCTCCCTCAGAATATGAGTTCAAAAATGATTTACat GTCTTTTTCTAGAAATATGCTTAACGGGACAATCGCACCTTCGATACTTGGGGACTCCCAAACTAGGAT AGATCTTTCGTTCAACTATTTTTCAGCAGAAGGCTCTCCAGTACAAAGCAACCAACAACT GAACTTGTTTGCATGCTGCCGCAACTCCTCAACCACTGAGCCACAAat GATGGATCCATTTGAAATGAAGAACAGATACTGTCCTGAAAACGAACCGGAGT ACCATTCCTTGTTTATTAATTGTGGTGGTGAAGAAACAATCGTAGATGGGCATCAATATGATCAAGATAATGACACATCCCTCTTTTACACAAGTCCAAAGAAAAGCTGGGCTTACAGCCTTTCCGGAGACTTTGGTGTACCAGAAAGTAATACTAGTAATTATATCAAGAGCATGACACGTGGAGTTCATGAGGCACCGTTGTATGAAAAAGCTCGGTTTTCCCCGATATCTCTCGAGTATTATGTTTTTTGTCTACGCAAAGGCAATTATATTGTGACGCTTTATTTCAAGGAAATTGTAGACAGTAAGGATGAAGATTATAGTAGTTTAAGAAAACGCGTATTTGATGTATATATTCAG GATGTGAGGAGACTAGATTATTTCAAGATTAGGGAGGAGGAGGGAACTACAGAAGGACCAATAACTAAAAAGATTTCAGCTGTGGTTGTAAATGATAGCGGTCTATTGAACATCCACTTGTACTGGCCTGGAAAGGGATCGTATCAATACCATCCTAGTTTTAATGGACCTCTAATATCAGCTATTTCTGTGACTCCTG AGTTCGATCCCGATAAAAGCAAAGGTCAATTTGTTGCATTGATTACGCTTGCTTCAATTGTTGCTGCTCTGCCGCTTTCATTGGCTTTTGCTTGGAGGATGGGCTGGCTGCCAAGCGAAGGGTTCCCCA AAATCGAAACAAGTCAAGAAAAAATAGTTGATGAGTATCAAGACAGCGAAGAGCTCCCCA GTCAAGAAGAAAATGGTGATGAGCAGAGAAACACGAAAGATCAAGGCACGCGgaagaacacagaaaaatatcAAG GTCAAGAAGAAATAGGAGATGAGCATCAAGACAACGAAGAGCTCCCCA GTCAAGAAGAAATAGGAGATGAGCATCAAGACAACGAAGAGCTCCCCA GTCAAGAAGAAATAGGAGATGAGCATCAAGACAACGAAGAGCTCCCCA GTCAAGAAGAAATAGGTGATGAGCATCAAGACAACGAAGAGCTCCCCA GTCAAGAAGAAATAGGTGATGAGCCGAGAAACACGAAAGGTCAAGAAGAAGTAGGAGATGAACAGAGAAACACGAAAGATCAAGGCAGGCGGaagaacacaaaaacaaagaggaagaaaaaggaaaaactaGGTGATGAGCATCCAAACATCGTCAAAAAATTGGGTATGTTCGGATTGAGCTATGGATTTCCGTTGGGAATGTCAAGCGAAGAGCTCCCCA GTAAAGAAGAAATAGGTGATGAGCATCAAGACAGCGAAGAGCTCCCCA GCCAAGAAGAAATAGGTGATGAGCAGAGAAACACGAAAGGTCAAGAAGAAATAGGTGATGAGCAGAGAAACACGAAAGATCAAGGCAGGCGGAAGAACACAGaaacaaagaggaagaaaaaggaaaaaataggTGATGAGCGTCCAAACACCATCAAAAAATTGGGTATGTTCGGATTGAGCTATGGATTACCGTTGGATATGTCAAGCGAAGAGCTCCCCA GTAAAGAAGAAATAGGTGATGAGCATCAAGACAGCGAAGAACTCCCCA GCCAAGAAGAAATAGGTGATGAGCAGAGAAACACGAAAGATCAAGGCAGGCGGAAGAACACAGaaacaaagaggaagaaaaaggaaaaaataggTGATGAGCGTCCAAACACCGTCAAAAAATTGGGTATGTTCGGATTGAGCTATGGATTACCGTTGGATATGTCAAGCGAAGAGCTCCCCA gCCAAGAAGAAATAGGTGATGAGCAGAGAAAAACGAAAGATCAAGGCAGGTGGAAGAACACAGaaacaaagaggaagaaaaaggaaaaaataggTGATGAGCATCCCGACACCGTCAAAAAATTGGGTATGTTGGGATTGAGCTATGGATTTCCGTTGGGTATGTCAAGCGAAGAGCTCCCCA GTGAAGAAGAAATAGGTGatgaacaacaagatagcgaagAGCTCCCCA gtCAAGAAGAAATAGGTGATGAGCAGAGAAACAGGAAAGGTCAAGAAGAAATAGGTGAGGAGCAGAGAAACACGAAAGATCAAGGCAGGCAGAAGAACACagaaacaaaaaggaagaaaaaggaaaaaataggTGATGAGCATCCAGACACTGTAAAAAAATTGGGTATGTTCGGATTGAGCTATGGATTTCCGTTGGGTATGTCAAACGAAGAGCTCCCCA GTCAAGAAGAAATAGGTGATGAGCATCAAGACAGCGAAGAACTCCCCA GTCAACAAGAAATAGGTGATGAGCAGAGAAACAAGAAAGGTCAAGAAGAAATTGGTGATGAGCAGAGAAACACGAAAGATCAAGGCAGGTGGAAGAACACAGAAACAAAGacgaagaaaaaggaaaaaataggTGATGAGCATCCAGACACCGTCAAAAAATTGGGTATGTTGGGATTGAGCTATGGATTTCCGTTGGGTATGTCAAGCGAAGAGCTCCCCA GTGAAGAAGAAATAGGTGATGAGCATCAAGATAGCGAAGAGCTCCCCA gtCAAGAAGAAATAGGTGATGAGCAGAGAAACAGGAAAGGTCAAGAAGAAATAGGTGATGAGCAGAGAAACACGAAAGATCAAGGCAGGCGGAAGAACACTGaaacaaagaggaagaaaaaggaaaaaataggTGATGAGCATCCAGACACTGTAAAAAAATTGGGTATGTTCGGATTGAGCTATGGATTTCCGTTGGGTATGTCAAGCGAAGAGCTCCCCA GTCAAGAAGAAATAGGTGATGAGCATCAAGACAGCGAAAAGCTCCCTA GTCAAGAAGAAATAGGTGATGAGCAAAGAAACATGAAAGGTCAAGAAGAAATAGGGGATGAGCAGAGAAACACGAAAGATCAAGGTAGGCGGAAGAACACAGAaacaaagatgaagaaaaaggaaaaaataggTGATGAGCATCCAGACATTGTTAAAAAATTGGGTATGTTGGGATCGAGCTATGGATTTCCGTTGGGTATGTCAAGCGAAGAGCTCCCCA gTCAAGAAGAAATAAGTGATGAGCATCAAGACAACGAAGAGCTCCCCA GTCAAGAAAAAATAGGTGATGAGCAGAGAAACACGAAAGGTCAAGAAGAAATAGGGGATGAGCAGAGAAACACGAAAGATCAAGGCAGGCGGaagaacacaaaaacaaagatgaagaaaaaggaaaaaataggTGATGAGCATCCAGACACTGTTAAAAAATTGGGTATGTTGGGATTGAGCTATGGATTTCCGTTGGGTATGTCAAGCGAAGAGCTCCTCA GTCAAGAAGAAATAGGTGATGAGCATCAAGACAGCGAAGAGCTCCGCA GTCAAGAAGAAATAAGTGATGAGCAGAGAAACACGAAAGGTCAAGAAGAAATTGGTGATGAGCAGATAAACACGAAAGATCAAGGCAGGCGGACGAACAcaaaaacaaggaggaagaaaaatgaaaaaataggTGATGAGCATCTAGACGCCGTCAAAGAATTAATAAATGCTACCGAAAATTTTAGcgacaaaaaaaaacttggtcATTCTGAGACATTTTTTATG GCACAACTGCCAAGTCATACTGTGGCCGTGAAGAAACTAGATTCCGCTCATTTTAAGGGAAAAATCGATAAACTGAAAGAGGAAATTGGCATCATAGAGTCATTGCAACACAACAATATCCTTAAACTGTTGCATGCTTATATTGGAAAAGACCTCCAATTTCTTGTTTACGAATACATGGAAAATAAATCCCTTGAAGACATCTTATTTG GCTCGAGTACTTCTGGCACAATCAAGCTTGATTGGAATACAAGGGTTAACATTTGCTTGGGAATAGCACAGGGTTTGCAATATCTACATGAGAGAGTACAGATTGTTCATACGAATATAAAATCTGCTAATATTCTTCTTAATGAAAAACTTGAGGCTAAGATATCGGACTTTGGATTTGCAAATCTTTATTCTGAAGAAGATAAAGTTATGGCCATCGGAAGAGAAACAAAGAA AGGCTACACGGCGCCAGAGTATTTGCAAACGGATGATTTAGATAGCAAACTGGATGTTTTCAGCTTTGGGGTGGTCGTACTTGAAATTGTTAGTGGGGAGAGAAACGTACGTaaccaatcaaagaaggaaactGAGGTTCTTTTAGACAGG GCTTATAAAGCAAATAGAAACGGAAATTTGAAGAGCTTGGTTGATAAGAATTTGTCTACATTTGATGAAAGAGAAGCCCTTATCATCTTGAAATTAGCATTGGAGTGCACCACGATGGGTGCTAGTGTCAGACCTGAAATGTCTGGAGTTGTTAGTGTTCTTCTTGGCGAAAAAAGCATTGACGAGGTTTGTTCACCTGCCAAGCCCACTGGCGACATCAATGTTGTTGGTTCCCTCGAAGAGTTGGCAGGCATTTCTGATATGGCTGCCAAGCCCACTGGCGACATCAATGTTGTTGGTTCCCTCGAAGAGTCGGCAGGCATTTCTGATATGGCAGAGTCTCTTTCCCCACTTTGGGGAAGTTGA